The Vibrio bathopelagicus genomic sequence TGTGGTCAACTAAGAGCGTGTGGTTAACTAAGAGTATGCGGTTAATTAAGAACAGCTCGCTAACTAAGAGCATGTTGGCAGATAAGCGTACACCACGTAAACAAGGTCTATCTTCAAAAGGGGGAGGCTTTACCTTAATTGAAGTCTTGGTCTCGATTGCTATCTTTGCCACGTTAAGTATGGCGGCTTATCAGGTGGTTAATCAGGTACAGCGAAGCAACGAGCTCTCAATCGAGCGCAGTGCCCGTTTGAATCAACTGCAACGCAGTTTAGTCATTTTAGATAATGATTTTCGCCAGATGGCGGTGCGAAAATTTCGTACCAATGGTGAAGAAGCATCATCTAAGCTGATCTTAATGAAAGAGTATTTACTGGATTCCGACAGTGTTGGCATCATGTTTACTCGTTTGGGGTGGCATAACCCACAACAGCAGTTTCCTCGCGGTGAGGTGACGAAGGTTGGCTACCGAATCAAAGAAGAAACGCTTGAGCGTGTATGGTGGCGTTACCCCGATACACCTGCAGGCCAAGAAGGTGTGATTACTCCTTTGCTTGATGATGTAGAAGGTTTTGAAATCGAATTTTATGACGGGAGTCGCTGGGGAAAAGAGTGGCAAACCGATAAGTCCCTGCCGAAGGCGGTAAGGTTAAAGCTAACCTTGAAAGACTATGGTGAGATAGAGCGAGTTTATCTCACTCCTGGTGGCACCCTAGATCAGGCCGATGATGCTTCAAGCAATGACTCTTCAGGCAGTAGTGAGGGGAATAATGATTCGTCGAACTAACAAGCGTATAGCGACAAGGTCAACTTTCGGGCACAAACAGCGTGGTGTCGCGCTGATCATTATTTTGATGCTATTGGCGATCATGGCCACCATTGCTGGCAGCATGTCTGAGCGTTTGTTTACTCAATTCAAGCGTGTTGGTAATCAATTGAATTACCAACAGTCCTACTGGTATAGCATTGGTGTGGAAGCGCTTGTGCAAGACGGCATAAGGCAAAGCTACAAAGACAGTGATACTGTGAACCTAAGCCAACCATGGGCGTTAGAAGAGCAGGTATACCCATTGGATTATGGACAAGTCTCAGGTCGAATCGTCGACGCTCAGGCGTGTTTTAATCTCAATGCATTGGCTGGGGTGACGACCACTTCAAGTAACCAGACACCTTATTTAGTCACGGTTTGGCAAACCTTATTGGAAAACCAAGATGTTGAGCCTTATCAGGCTGAGGTTATCGCAAATTCCAGCTGGGAGTTTGTTGATAGTGATACCCGCACTACCTCTTCGTCTGGCGTAGAAGACAGCACTTATGAAGCGATGAAGCCATCTTATCTGGCGGCGAATGGCTTAATGGCGGATGAATCCGAGTTACGAGCGGTTTATCAGGTCACTGGTGAGGTGATGAATAAGGTTCGTCCATTTGTTTGTGCTTTACCCACCGATGATTTCCGATTGAATGTGAATACACTCACGGAAAAACAAGCACCTTTATTGGAAGCGATGTTTGCACCAGGCTTAAGTGAATCGGATGCAAAACAGCTGATAGACAAGCGCCCGTTTGATGGCTGGGATACGGTCGACGCATTTATGGCTGAACCTGCCATTGTTGGCGTGAGTGCCGAAGTCAGCAAAAAAGCGAAAGCATATTTAACTGTAGATAGTGCCTATTTTGAGCTAGATGCAGAGGTATTAGTTGAGCAGTCACGTGTACGTATACGGACGCTTTTCTATAGTAGTAATCGAGAAACAGTGACGGTAGTACGCCGTCGTTTTGGAGGAATCAGTGAGCGAGTTTCTGACCGTTCGACTGAGTAGCGAACCACAAAGCCCTGTGCAGTGGTTAGTTTGGTCGACAAGCCAACAAGAAGTGATAGCAAGTGGTGAACTGTCTAGCTGGGAACAGCTTGACGAGTTAACGCCTTACGCTGAAAAGCGCAGCTGTATCGCTTTATTGCCGGGAAATGAATGCTTAATTAAGCGTGTTGAGATCCCGAAAGGTGCTGCTCGCCAGTTCGACTCTATGCTGCCGTTTTTGTTAGAAGACGAAGTGGCACAAGATATCGAAGACTTACATCTGACTATTTTGGATAAAGACGCGAGTCACGCTACCGTGTGTGGTGTGGATCGTGAATGGCTAAAACACGCTTTAGAGCTGTTTCGCGAAGCCAATATTACCTTCCGTAAGGTGCTACCAGATACACTAGCCGTACCTTTCGAAGAACAAGGCATCAGTGCGTTGCAGATAGAGCAACATTGGCTATTGCGCCAAGGTAACTATCAAGCGGTATCGATCAGCGAAGCATGGTTACCGATGTTCCTGCAAAGTGACTGGGTTGTCGCTAGTGAGGAAGATCAAGCGACGACAATTTTCAGCTACACCGCGATGCCGAGCGACGACGTTCAGCAGCAAAGTGGTCTCGAGTGGCAGGCTAAGCCTGCTGAATTGGTGATGTCTTTATTGAGTCAGCAAGCGATCATAAGCAGCGTAAATTTACTGACTGGCACCTTTAAAACCAAATCTTCATTCAGTAAATATTGGCGTGTTTGGCAGAAAGTGGCGATTGCTGCTTGTTTGCTGGTGGCCGTGATTGTGACTCAACAAGTGTTGAAGGTTCAGCAGTATGAAGCGCAAGCTGAAGCTTACAGAGCCGAGAGTGAACGTATTTTTAGAGCTGTGCTGCCAGGTAAACAACGAATTCCGACAGTAAGCTACCTTAAGCGTCAGATGAATGATGAAGCTAAGAAATACGGTGGCTCAGGCGATGGTGACTCCTTACTCGGTTGGCTAGCATTGTTGCCAGAAACCTTAGGGCAAGTGAAGTCGATCGAGGTGGAAAGTATTCGTTATGATGGCAACCGCTCTGAGGTTCGACTACAGGCTAAAAGTTCTGACTTCCAACACTTTGAGACCGCAAGGGTGAAACTCGAAGAGAAGTTTGTCGTTGAGCAAGGACCATTGAACCGCAATGGCGATGCCGTATTTGGCAGTTTTACTCTTAAACCCCATCAATAACCTGCGTAAGGAGATCAGTGATGAGAAATATGATTGAACCACTCCAAGCGTGGTGGACTTCAATAAGTCAAAGAGAGCAACGATTAGTCGTTGGTTGCTCAGTTTTATTTGTGTTGGGTATCGTTTATTGGGGGTTATTGCAGCCACTCAGTCAGCGAGCTGAACTTGCACAAAGCCGCATTCAAAGTGAGAAGCAACTTCTGGCTTGGGTAACGGACAAAGCCAATCAAGTAGTTGAACTACGAGGCAGCGGTGGCATCAGTGCCAGTCAGCCTTTAAACCAATCTGTGCCAGCTTCTATGCGCCGTTTTAACATCGAGCTGATACGCGTACAACCACGTGGTGAGATGCTGCAAGTGTGGATTAAGCCTGTGCCATTTAATAAGTTCGTTGACTGGCTGACATACCTGAAAGAAAAGCAGGGTGTTGAGGTTGAGTTTATGGATATTGATCGCTCTGATAGCCCCGGGGTTATTGAGATCAACCGACTACAGTTTAAACGAGGTTAATGTGAAACGCGGTTTATCTTTCAAATATGGTCTGTTATTCAGCGTCATTTTTATCGTTTTTTTCTCGGTAAGCTTGTTGCTACACTTGCCCGCTGCTTTTGCTCTCAAGCATGCGCCCGTTGTGCGTGGTTTAAGCATCGAAGGCGTTGAGGGCACTGTTTGGCAAGGTCGCGCTAACAATATTGCTTGGCAGCGTGTCAATTACGGCTCAGTGCAGTGGGACTTCCAGTTCTCTAAACTATTCCAAGCCAAAGCAGAACTTGCAGTTCGCTTTGGCCGTAACAGCGATATGAACTTATCCGGTAAAGGTCGTGTTGGGTATAGCATGAGCGGTGCTTACGCGGAAAACTTAGTGGCATCCATGCCAGCAAGAAACGTGATGAAATATGCGCCAGTTATTCCAGTACCCGTTTCTATTGCAGGACAAGTTGAATTGACGATCAAACATGCGGTTCATGCTCAGCCTTGGTGCCAATCGGGCGAAGGTACGCTTGCTTGGTCTGGTGCCGCAGTCGACTCACCAGTGGGTTCGTTAGACCTCGGTCCTGTGATTGCGGATATTACCTGTGAAGACAACACCATTGCCGCCAAAGGCACCCAAAAGAGCGAGCAAGTGGACAGTGAGTTCTCAGCGAGTGTAACGCCGAATCAAAGCTACACCTCGGCGGCATGGTTTAAGCCAGGTGCTGAATTCCCACCAGCGATGCAGAGCCAACTTAAGTGGTTGGGCAATCCTGACAGCCAGGGTAAGTACCAGTTTACCTACCAAGGTCGTTTTTAACCCGGTATCTACTTCTGAACTCGCATCCGCTGGTTATTAAGTCACGAGATATAAAAATGGGCACCTCAATGAGGTGCCCATTTTGTTTGAATGCTTAACTGCTTAACTGCTTAACTGCTTAACTGCTTAACTGCTTAACTGCTTAACTGCTTAACTGCTTAACTGCTTAACTGCATGATCGCAACCAAAGCCGTGGAGTTTAGTCTTTACCTTGTAAGATTTCTGCCCAAGGTAAGTCAGCATCGCCAAGAACAATGAAGTTTGGATTCTCTAGAGTATCCCTTTCATTGTAAGAGAGCGGCTCTAATTGAGTGCTCAGGATTCGGCCTCCCGCTTCTTCAACAATGCACTGGGTTGCCGCTGTATCCCACTCTCCGGTTGGTCCAATACGTAGATAACAATCGACAGCACCTTCTGCGACTAAACATGCCTTAAGCGCTGCTGAACCTAGAGGAACTAAGTCGTAATTCCAAGCAGAACTCATACGGTTAGTGATGCGATTGATGTCTTGTCGACGACTGATCGCCATCGCGATCGATTGGTTTGGCAGTTCATGGCGGTGTGTTTTAATCTTCACACTGTCATTAAGGTCCGGGATCTTCCAAGCGCCTTTACCACTGTAAGCGTAATAGCTCACACCTGAAACAGGCGCGTACACGACACCCATTACTGGTTTGTTGTGCTCAATTAAGGCGATGATTGTTGCAAAGTCGCCACTTCTTGCGATGAACTCCTGCGTGCCATCTAGTGGGTCAACCAACCAGTAGCGATCCCATTGAGAGCGTTGCTCT encodes the following:
- a CDS encoding type II secretion system protein N, coding for MKRGLSFKYGLLFSVIFIVFFSVSLLLHLPAAFALKHAPVVRGLSIEGVEGTVWQGRANNIAWQRVNYGSVQWDFQFSKLFQAKAELAVRFGRNSDMNLSGKGRVGYSMSGAYAENLVASMPARNVMKYAPVIPVPVSIAGQVELTIKHAVHAQPWCQSGEGTLAWSGAAVDSPVGSLDLGPVIADITCEDNTIAAKGTQKSEQVDSEFSASVTPNQSYTSAAWFKPGAEFPPAMQSQLKWLGNPDSQGKYQFTYQGRF
- the gspK gene encoding type II secretion system minor pseudopilin GspK; amino-acid sequence: MIRRTNKRIATRSTFGHKQRGVALIIILMLLAIMATIAGSMSERLFTQFKRVGNQLNYQQSYWYSIGVEALVQDGIRQSYKDSDTVNLSQPWALEEQVYPLDYGQVSGRIVDAQACFNLNALAGVTTTSSNQTPYLVTVWQTLLENQDVEPYQAEVIANSSWEFVDSDTRTTSSSGVEDSTYEAMKPSYLAANGLMADESELRAVYQVTGEVMNKVRPFVCALPTDDFRLNVNTLTEKQAPLLEAMFAPGLSESDAKQLIDKRPFDGWDTVDAFMAEPAIVGVSAEVSKKAKAYLTVDSAYFELDAEVLVEQSRVRIRTLFYSSNRETVTVVRRRFGGISERVSDRSTE
- the gspL gene encoding type II secretion system protein GspL; the encoded protein is MSEFLTVRLSSEPQSPVQWLVWSTSQQEVIASGELSSWEQLDELTPYAEKRSCIALLPGNECLIKRVEIPKGAARQFDSMLPFLLEDEVAQDIEDLHLTILDKDASHATVCGVDREWLKHALELFREANITFRKVLPDTLAVPFEEQGISALQIEQHWLLRQGNYQAVSISEAWLPMFLQSDWVVASEEDQATTIFSYTAMPSDDVQQQSGLEWQAKPAELVMSLLSQQAIISSVNLLTGTFKTKSSFSKYWRVWQKVAIAACLLVAVIVTQQVLKVQQYEAQAEAYRAESERIFRAVLPGKQRIPTVSYLKRQMNDEAKKYGGSGDGDSLLGWLALLPETLGQVKSIEVESIRYDGNRSEVRLQAKSSDFQHFETARVKLEEKFVVEQGPLNRNGDAVFGSFTLKPHQ
- a CDS encoding type II secretion system protein M, which encodes MRNMIEPLQAWWTSISQREQRLVVGCSVLFVLGIVYWGLLQPLSQRAELAQSRIQSEKQLLAWVTDKANQVVELRGSGGISASQPLNQSVPASMRRFNIELIRVQPRGEMLQVWIKPVPFNKFVDWLTYLKEKQGVEVEFMDIDRSDSPGVIEINRLQFKRG
- the cysQ gene encoding 3'(2'),5'-bisphosphate nucleotidase CysQ, translating into MPITKDLSHLLPSIIEIARSAGQLILEIYEKKDYEEFIKSDDTPVTSADLAAHKLILKKLSELTPDIPVLSEEDADISLEQRSQWDRYWLVDPLDGTQEFIARSGDFATIIALIEHNKPVMGVVYAPVSGVSYYAYSGKGAWKIPDLNDSVKIKTHRHELPNQSIAMAISRRQDINRITNRMSSAWNYDLVPLGSAALKACLVAEGAVDCYLRIGPTGEWDTAATQCIVEEAGGRILSTQLEPLSYNERDTLENPNFIVLGDADLPWAEILQGKD
- the gspJ gene encoding type II secretion system minor pseudopilin GspJ, giving the protein MWSTKSVWLTKSMRLIKNSSLTKSMLADKRTPRKQGLSSKGGGFTLIEVLVSIAIFATLSMAAYQVVNQVQRSNELSIERSARLNQLQRSLVILDNDFRQMAVRKFRTNGEEASSKLILMKEYLLDSDSVGIMFTRLGWHNPQQQFPRGEVTKVGYRIKEETLERVWWRYPDTPAGQEGVITPLLDDVEGFEIEFYDGSRWGKEWQTDKSLPKAVRLKLTLKDYGEIERVYLTPGGTLDQADDASSNDSSGSSEGNNDSSN